One Microcebus murinus isolate Inina chromosome 10, M.murinus_Inina_mat1.0, whole genome shotgun sequence DNA segment encodes these proteins:
- the LOC105866305 gene encoding natural killer cells antigen CD94-like produces MAVSQTTRWRLISGTLGVTCLLLMVTLGMLLKSSNFESFLMAHTKTDVESTSSPAPDRELQEGPDCCSCPKKWVGYRWNCYFISSEMKTWNESRNFCASQNSSLLQLQNRNELNFMNFSQRFYWIGLSYNEERGAWLWENGSAFSWDLFSSLETPDTKNCIVYKPMNSAMDEPCERENHYICKQQLI; encoded by the exons ATGGCAG TGTCTCAGACCACTCGGTGGAGGTTGATTTCTGGGACCTTAGGAGTCACATGCCTTTTGTTGATGGTTACTTTGGGAATGTTGTTGAAATCTT CAAATTTCGAATCATTTCTTATGGCACACACTAAAACAGACGTGGAGTCAACATCCTCTCCAGCACCCGACAGAGAACTCCAGGAAG gCCCTGACTGCTGTTCTTGCCCAAAGAAGTGGGTTGGGTACCGATGGAACTGCTACTTCATCTCTAGTGAAATGAAAACttggaatgaaagtagaaatttCTGTGCTTCTCAGAATTCCAGTTTGCTTCAGCTTCAAAACAGAAATGAACTG AATTTTATGAACTTCAGTCAACGCTTTTACTGGATTGGACTCTCCTACAATGAAGAACGTGGGGCCTGGCTGTGGGAGAATGGCTCTGCTTTTTCCTGGGATCT ATTTTCATCATTGGAAACTCCAGATACGAAGAACTGCATAGTGTATAAGCCAATGAACAGTGCTATGGATGAACCATGTGAAAGAGAGAATCATTACATCTGTAAACAACAGCTCATTTAA